DNA from Stenotrophomonas bentonitica:
GCAGATCGGGAGACCGGTCTGCCTCGATTTTTGAGGTCTATGGAAAGATCTTGTCGCCGTGCAGGAATGCGCGGCGTCCGCATTCAGGATATTCATGGGACAAGGCAACCCAGAGGCCTTGTCCGTCGCTCTTTTAACGAAGGAACCCACCGTCATGGCGGACCAAAAGATCCGGATTCGGCTGAAGGCGTTTGATCATCGTTTGATCGACCGTTCGGCCAGCGAGATCGTAGAAACGGCAAAGCGGACCGGCGCGCAAGTGCGTGGCCCGATCCCGCTGCCGACCAAGATCGAGCGTTACACCATTCTCGTTTCCCCGCACGTCGACAAGGACGCGCGTGACCAGTACGAGACCCGCACGCACAAGCGCGTGCTCGATATCGTTGACCCGAACGACAAGACCGTGGACGCGCTGATGAAGCTCGAACTGGCTGCCGGCGTCGACGTTCAGATCAAGCTGACCTGAGGACTACGACCATGACGAAGAAATATTCGTTGGGCTTCGTGGGCCGCAAGGCTGGCATGAGCCGCGTGTTCACCGAAGATGGCCAGGCCATCCCGGTGACCCTGATTGAAGCTACCCCGAACCGCATCGCGCAGATCAAGACCGTCGAAGCCGACGGCTACAGCGCCGTGCAGGTGACCGTCGGCGCGCGTCGCGCTGCCCTGGTCAACAAGCCGGAAGCCGGTCACTTCGCCAAGGCGAAGGTCGAAGCCGGTCGTGGCCTGTGGGAATTCCGCGTTGAAGACGCGCAGCTCGGCGATTTCGCCGTCGGCGGCGAAGTCAAGGCGGACATCTTCGAAGTTGGCCAGAAGGTCGACGTCCAGGGTGTCACCAAGGGTAAGGGCTTCCAGGGCACCATCAAGCGCTACAACTTCCGTATGGGCGATGCTACCCACGGTAACTCGCTGTCGCATCGCGCGCCGGGTTCGCTGGGTCAGCGCCAGACCCCGGGTCGTGTGTTCCCGGGCAAGAAGATGTCGGGCCACATGGGTGCCGTGCAGCAGAGCACGCAGAACCTGGAAGTTGTCAAGGTCGACGTCGAGCGCGGTCTGATCGCGATTCGTGGCGCCGTGCCTGGCGCTGCGGGTGGTGACGTGATCGTGCGTCCGGCTAGCAAGGCATAAGGAGAGATGACGATGGAACTCGTTATCACGGGTAGCAACAACAAGGTCTCGGTCTCCGATGCCGTGTTCGGTCGCGATTTCAGCGAAGATCTGGTCCACCAGGTCGTCGTTGCCTATCGCAACGCCGGTCGCGCCGGCACCAAGGCACAGAAGACGCGCTCTGAAGTGGCTGGTACCACCAAGAAGTCGAAGAAGCAGAAGGGCGGCGGTGCGCGTCATGGCGCGCTGACGGCTCCGATCTTCATCGGCGGCGGTGTCACCTTCGCGGCCAAGCCGCGCAGCTTCGAGCAGAAGGTCAACCGCAAGCAGTACCGTGCCGCCATGTGCGCGATCCTGTCCGAGCTGAACCGCCAGGGCCGTCTGACCATCGTGGAGGCCTTCGACGTCGAAGCGACCAGCACGAAGGCTCTGATCGCCAAGCTGGCCGGCCTGGAAGTGGGCAAGCGCCCGCTGATCGTCACTGAAGACGCCACCGAACACCTGTACCTGTCGGCCCGCAACATTCCCTACGTGGAAGTGCGTGACGTCCAGGGCCTGGACCCGGTGTCGCTGGTCGGTGCCGACACGGTCGTCATCACCGCTGATGCGGTCAAGAAGGTCGAGGAGTGGCTGGCATGAACAGCAACGAAAAAATCTTCAGCGTGCTGCGTGCCCCGCGTGTCTCCGAAAAGACCGCGCGCCTGCAGGAACATTCCAACCAGTATGTCTTCGAAATCTCGAACGAAGCCACCAAGGCCGATGTAAAGGCCGCGGTTGAGCAGCTGTTCGACGTCAAGGTCGAAGCGGTCAACGTGCTGAACGTGAAGGGCAAGAACAAGTCCTTCCGTAACCGCAACGGCCGTCGCGGCGATTGGCGCAAGGCATACGTGCGTCTCGCCGATGGCCAGTCCATCGATGTAACGGCCAAGGCCTGAGGTACATCCCATGCCATTGATGAAATTCAAGCCCACTTCCCCCGGCCGCCGTTCGGCCGTGCGCGTGGTTACGCCCGATCTGCACAAGGGCGCACCGCACGCAGCGTTGCTGGAGCCGAAGAGCAATTCCGGTGGTCGTAACCACCACGGTCGCATCACCGTTCGCCATGTGGGCGGTGGTCACAAGCAGCATTACCGTCTGATTGACTTCAAGCGCAACAAGGAAGGCATTCCGGCGCGCGTGGAACGCATCGAATACGATCCGAACCGCACCGCCCATATCGCCCTGCTGTGCTACGTCGACGGCGAACGCCGCTACATCATCGCACCGAAGGGCCTGAAGGCCGGTGACCAGGTGATCGCGGGTTCGGATGCGCCGATCAAGACCGGCAACACCCTGCCGCTGCGCAACATTCCGGTCGGTACCACCATCCACGGCATCGAACTGAAGCCGGGCAAGGGTGCCCAGATCGCGCGTGCCGCCGGCGCTGCCGTGCAGCTCGTCGCTCGTGAAGGCCTGTTCGCCACCCTGCGCCTGCGCTCGGGTGAAATGCGCAAGGTTCCGGTCGAGTGCCGCGCCACCATCGGTGAAGTCGGTAACGACGAGCACAACCTGGAAAAGCTGGGCAAGGCTGGCGCGAAGCGCTGGCGCGGTGTCCGCCCGACCGTTCGTGGTGCTGCCATGAACCCGGTTGACCACCCGCACGGTGGTGGTGAGGCGAAGGCCGGCCAGGGTAATCCGCATCCGGTCACCCCGTGGGGTGTCCCGACCAAGGGTTACAAGACGCGCAAGAACAAGCGCACCCAGCAGTTCATCGTCCGCGATCGTAGGGGCTAATCGACCATGGCACGTTCACTCAAGAAGGGCCCGTTCGTCGATCACCACCTCGTCAAGAAGGTGGAGTCCGCTGCGGGTAGCAAGAAGCCGATCAAAACCTGGTCGCGCCGTTCGATGATCCTGCCGGAAATGGTAGGCGTCACCATCGCCGTTCATAACGGCAAGAACCACGTTCCGGTGCTCGTCAACGAGAACATGGTCGGCCACAAGCTCGGCGAATTTGCCATCACCCGGACCTTCAAGGGTCACGGTGGTGACAAGAAGTCGGGCAAGTAAGGAGAGATGACAATGGAAGCGAAAGCAATCCTGCGCTCCGCGCGCATCTCTGCGCAGAAAGCCCGCCTGGTCGCTGACCAGGTGCGCGGCCTGCCGGCCGAGCGTGCGGTCAACCTGCTGAAGTTCTCGGACAAGAAGGCTGCCCACCTGATCAAGAAGGTGGTGGAGTCGGCTATTGCCAATGCCGAGAACAACCAGGGCGCCGACGTAGACGAGCTGAAGGTTCAGACCATCATGGTTGATGAAGGTCCGACCCTGAAGCGTTTCATGGCGCGGGCGAAAGGCCGCGGCACCCGCATCCTCAAGCGCACCAGCCACATCACTGTGGTTGTGGGCGCCGGCAAGTAAGCGGAAAGGAAAACACCATGGGTCATAAAGTTCATCCGATTGGTATCCGCCTCGGCATTTCCAAGGACTGGAACTCCAAGTGGTACGCCAACAAGGCCGAGTTCGCTGGTTATCTGGCGGCCGATCTGAAGGTGCGGGACATGCTGCGCAAGAAGCTCGCGCAGGCCGGCATCAGCAAGATCCTCATCGAGCGTCCGGCCAAGACCGCCCGCGTGACGATCCACACCGCCCGTCCGGGCGTGGTGATCGGCAAGCGTGGCGAGGACATCGAAAAGCTGCGTAAGGAAGTGAGCGAAATGATGGGCGTCCCGGCGCACATCAACGTCACCGAAGTGCGCAAGCCCGAGCTGGACGCACAGCTGGTTGCCGAGTCGATCGCGCAGCAGCTGGAGCGTCGCATCATGTTCCGCCGCGCCATGAAGCGCTCGGTCGGCAACGCGATGCGCCTCGGTGCCCTGGGCATCAAGGTCAACGTCGGTGGCCGCTTGAACGGTGCTGAAATCGCCCGTTCGGAGTGGTACCGCGAAGGCCGCGTGCCGCTGCACACGCTGCGTGCCGACATCGACTATGGCTTCGCTGAAGCCAAGACGACCTACGGCATCATCGGCATCAAGGTCTGGATCTACAAGGGCGAAGTTTTCGATTTCTCCCAGGTTGGCCAGGAAAAGCAGGACGACACCCCGTCGCGCAACGATCGTAACGATCGCGGCGACCGCGGTGACCGTCAGCGCCCGGCCCGTGAAGCGAGGTAACGACAATGTTGCAACCCAAGCGAACCAAGTACCGCAAGGTACACAAGGGCCGTAACGATGGCCTGAGCTGGAGCGCCAACGCTGTCAGCTTCGGCGAGTACGGCCTGAAGGCAACCGCCCACGGTCAGCTGACCGCGCGCCAGATCGAAGCGGCCCGCCGCTCGATCAGCCGCTACGTCAAGCGCGGTGGCAAGATGTGGATCCGAGTGTTCCCGGACAAGCCGATCACCAAGAAGCCCATCGAAGTCCGAATGGGTTCTGGTAAGGGCAACGTGGAATACTGGGTCGCCCAGATCCAGCCCGGCCGCATGATCTATGAAATTGAAGGTGTTGCAGAAGACGTGGCACGCGAGGCGTTCCGCCTGGCCGCTGCCAAGCTCTCCGTGACCACCACCTTCGTGACCCGGACGGTGATGTAATGGATATCAAACAACTTCGCGAAAAGTCGGCTGACGACCTGAAGTCCCATTTGGTTGACCTGCGTAAGGAGCAGTTCGCACTGCGCATGCAGCAGGTCACCGGGCAGCTGCCGAAGACTCACGAAACCCGCCGGGTCCGCCGCGAGATTGCTCGCGTCAAGACCCTGCTCGGCAGCACTAAGTAAGGATGGCCGCGATGAGCGACAATACTGAAAACAAGGCGCTGCGCACGGTCGAAGGCCGTGTCGTCAGCAACAAGATGGACAAGACGGTCACCGTGCTGGTGGAACGCCTGGTCAAGCACGCTCTGTACGGCAAGTACCTGAAGCGTTCGACCAAGCTGCACGCCCACGATGCCGATAACGCCTGCAACGAAGGCGATATCGTGCGCGTGACCGAGATTGCTCCGATGTCCAAGACCAAGAACTGGCGGGTGGTGGAAGTCGTCACCCGTGCAGCTCAATAAGGAGATCTGAATCATGATCCAGATGCAGAGCTACCTTGACGTCGCGGACAACTCGGGTGCCAAGCAGGTGATGTGCTTCAAGGTGCTGGGTGGTTCCAAGCGCCGTTACGCCGGCATCGGCGACATCATCAAGGTCACCGTGAAGGATGCGATCCCGCGCGGCAAGGTCAAGAAGGGTGAAGTGTATGACGCCGTCGTGGTGCGTACCCGCAAGGGTGTGCGTCGCGCCGATGGCTCGCTGATCCGTTTCGACGGCAACGCCGCGGTCCTGCTCAACAACAAGCAAGAGCCGATCGGCACCCGCATCTTCGGGCCGGTGACCCGTGAACTTCGTTCCGAGAAGTTCATGAAGATCGTCTCGCTCGCTCCCGAAGTGCTGTGAGCGACAGGAGATAATCATGGCTAACCGTATCAAGAAGGGCGACCAGGTCGTCGTCAACACCGGCAAGGACAAGGGCAAGCAGGGCGAAGTCGTCCGCGTCGACGGCGATCGTGTGATCGTCGCCAACGTGAACATCGTCAAGCGCCACACCAAGCCGAACCCGCAGGCAGGCGTTGCCGGCGGCGTGGTCGAGCGTGAAGCGTCGATCCATATCTCCAACGTGAATGTGCTCAACCCGGCTTCGGGCAAGGGCGAACGCGTTGGCTTCAAGGTGCTGGAGGATGGACGCAAACTGCGTGTGTTCCGCTCCAGCGGTGAGGCGCTCGACGCCTGAGGAATGTGAAGATGAGTTCCCGTCTCGAAAAGTTCTACCAGGAAGAAGTGGTGCCGGCGCTGATGAAGCAGTTCGGCTACACCAATCCGATGCAGGTCCCGAAGCTGGTCAAGGTCACCCTGAACATGGGTGTCGGCGAAGCGGCGACCAACAAGAAGATCCTGGAAAATGCCGTTGCCGACATGTCCAAGATCTCCGGCCAGAAGCCGATCGTGACCAAGTCCCGCGTGTCGGTGGCTTCGTTCAAGATCCGCGATGGCTGGCCGATCGGCTGCAAGACCACGCTGCGTCGTGCCAAGATGTATGAGTTCCTGGACCGCCTGATCAACATCTCGCTGCCGCGCGTGCGCGACTTCCGTGGTGTCTCCGGTCGTTCCTTCGACGGTCGCGGCAACTTCAACATGGGTGTGAAGGAGCAGATCATCTTCCCGGAAATCGACTTCGACGCTGTCGAC
Protein-coding regions in this window:
- the rplP gene encoding 50S ribosomal protein L16, with the protein product MLQPKRTKYRKVHKGRNDGLSWSANAVSFGEYGLKATAHGQLTARQIEAARRSISRYVKRGGKMWIRVFPDKPITKKPIEVRMGSGKGNVEYWVAQIQPGRMIYEIEGVAEDVAREAFRLAAAKLSVTTTFVTRTVM
- the rplE gene encoding 50S ribosomal protein L5, whose amino-acid sequence is MSSRLEKFYQEEVVPALMKQFGYTNPMQVPKLVKVTLNMGVGEAATNKKILENAVADMSKISGQKPIVTKSRVSVASFKIRDGWPIGCKTTLRRAKMYEFLDRLINISLPRVRDFRGVSGRSFDGRGNFNMGVKEQIIFPEIDFDAVDAIRGMDIAITTTAKTDAEAKALLAAFKFPFRN
- the rpsQ gene encoding 30S ribosomal protein S17; this translates as MSDNTENKALRTVEGRVVSNKMDKTVTVLVERLVKHALYGKYLKRSTKLHAHDADNACNEGDIVRVTEIAPMSKTKNWRVVEVVTRAAQ
- the rplN gene encoding 50S ribosomal protein L14; translation: MIQMQSYLDVADNSGAKQVMCFKVLGGSKRRYAGIGDIIKVTVKDAIPRGKVKKGEVYDAVVVRTRKGVRRADGSLIRFDGNAAVLLNNKQEPIGTRIFGPVTRELRSEKFMKIVSLAPEVL
- the rplB gene encoding 50S ribosomal protein L2, whose protein sequence is MPLMKFKPTSPGRRSAVRVVTPDLHKGAPHAALLEPKSNSGGRNHHGRITVRHVGGGHKQHYRLIDFKRNKEGIPARVERIEYDPNRTAHIALLCYVDGERRYIIAPKGLKAGDQVIAGSDAPIKTGNTLPLRNIPVGTTIHGIELKPGKGAQIARAAGAAVQLVAREGLFATLRLRSGEMRKVPVECRATIGEVGNDEHNLEKLGKAGAKRWRGVRPTVRGAAMNPVDHPHGGGEAKAGQGNPHPVTPWGVPTKGYKTRKNKRTQQFIVRDRRG
- the rplC gene encoding 50S ribosomal protein L3 is translated as MTKKYSLGFVGRKAGMSRVFTEDGQAIPVTLIEATPNRIAQIKTVEADGYSAVQVTVGARRAALVNKPEAGHFAKAKVEAGRGLWEFRVEDAQLGDFAVGGEVKADIFEVGQKVDVQGVTKGKGFQGTIKRYNFRMGDATHGNSLSHRAPGSLGQRQTPGRVFPGKKMSGHMGAVQQSTQNLEVVKVDVERGLIAIRGAVPGAAGGDVIVRPASKA
- the rplX gene encoding 50S ribosomal protein L24, producing MANRIKKGDQVVVNTGKDKGKQGEVVRVDGDRVIVANVNIVKRHTKPNPQAGVAGGVVEREASIHISNVNVLNPASGKGERVGFKVLEDGRKLRVFRSSGEALDA
- the rpsJ gene encoding 30S ribosomal protein S10, with amino-acid sequence MADQKIRIRLKAFDHRLIDRSASEIVETAKRTGAQVRGPIPLPTKIERYTILVSPHVDKDARDQYETRTHKRVLDIVDPNDKTVDALMKLELAAGVDVQIKLT
- the rplV gene encoding 50S ribosomal protein L22 — its product is MEAKAILRSARISAQKARLVADQVRGLPAERAVNLLKFSDKKAAHLIKKVVESAIANAENNQGADVDELKVQTIMVDEGPTLKRFMARAKGRGTRILKRTSHITVVVGAGK
- the rpsC gene encoding 30S ribosomal protein S3, yielding MGHKVHPIGIRLGISKDWNSKWYANKAEFAGYLAADLKVRDMLRKKLAQAGISKILIERPAKTARVTIHTARPGVVIGKRGEDIEKLRKEVSEMMGVPAHINVTEVRKPELDAQLVAESIAQQLERRIMFRRAMKRSVGNAMRLGALGIKVNVGGRLNGAEIARSEWYREGRVPLHTLRADIDYGFAEAKTTYGIIGIKVWIYKGEVFDFSQVGQEKQDDTPSRNDRNDRGDRGDRQRPAREAR
- the rplW gene encoding 50S ribosomal protein L23; the protein is MNSNEKIFSVLRAPRVSEKTARLQEHSNQYVFEISNEATKADVKAAVEQLFDVKVEAVNVLNVKGKNKSFRNRNGRRGDWRKAYVRLADGQSIDVTAKA
- the rpmC gene encoding 50S ribosomal protein L29, whose protein sequence is MDIKQLREKSADDLKSHLVDLRKEQFALRMQQVTGQLPKTHETRRVRREIARVKTLLGSTK
- the rplD gene encoding 50S ribosomal protein L4, which codes for MELVITGSNNKVSVSDAVFGRDFSEDLVHQVVVAYRNAGRAGTKAQKTRSEVAGTTKKSKKQKGGGARHGALTAPIFIGGGVTFAAKPRSFEQKVNRKQYRAAMCAILSELNRQGRLTIVEAFDVEATSTKALIAKLAGLEVGKRPLIVTEDATEHLYLSARNIPYVEVRDVQGLDPVSLVGADTVVITADAVKKVEEWLA
- the rpsS gene encoding 30S ribosomal protein S19 produces the protein MARSLKKGPFVDHHLVKKVESAAGSKKPIKTWSRRSMILPEMVGVTIAVHNGKNHVPVLVNENMVGHKLGEFAITRTFKGHGGDKKSGK